A portion of the Acidihalobacter yilgarnensis genome contains these proteins:
- the hypF gene encoding carbamoyltransferase HypF, giving the protein MDSQRFVIGGRVQGVGFRPFVYRLAHRLGLAGSVRNGAGVVEIEAHGDDVALAAFAEALMAEAPAIACPLLLERGTPGPVDDTDGGFRILPSRAGEAPRNHVPPDYFTCPDCLTEFADPGNRRYRYPFINCTQCGPRYTLIRALPYDRAATTMAGFALCPDCRREYEDPLDRRFHAEPVACPTCGPRLEYVVGGERIMGNEAALAAAVGMLHADATVAVKGIGGYHLLCDARSEVAVARLRSRKLRPHKPLAVLFAEDLRDLHRAAALSPAHEAALRAAERPIVLVPLRTGHDLAPSLCPGLDELGVLLPYSPLHHLLATDFGGPLVATSANLSGEPVLTDETEAESRLAGVADAFLHHNRLIERPADDSVLRVVDGRPRPLRLGRGLAPLELDLPQPLAHPLLAVGGHLKNTVALAWENRVVVSPHLGDLDSPRARDLFTRTIDDLQRLYGVRAEAVICDAHPDYASTRWAAAQALPMYRIWHHHAHASAVAGEHPAYGRWLTFAWDGVGLGPDGTLWGGETLYGAPGRWRRVGSLRPFRLPGAGRAGREPWRSAAALCWEVGLPWSFGGEMAAGDVALLRGAWEHDLNCHRSSAAGRVFDAAAALLGLVREASFEGQGPMYLEALAAAQAGTVEAVTLPLAQDDDGLWITDWAPLLPLLDDPARVPADKAACVHESLARAILAQALVLRERQQIDAIALTGGVFQNRLLAERALILLATEGFAAHLGECVPSNDAGLSFGQVIEYAATVSNSP; this is encoded by the coding sequence ATGGACTCGCAGCGCTTCGTCATCGGCGGGCGCGTACAGGGTGTCGGGTTCCGCCCCTTCGTCTACCGCCTCGCGCACCGCCTCGGCCTTGCCGGCTCGGTGCGCAACGGTGCCGGCGTGGTGGAGATCGAGGCCCACGGCGACGACGTCGCGCTGGCGGCCTTCGCCGAAGCGCTGATGGCCGAGGCGCCGGCCATCGCTTGCCCGCTACTGCTCGAACGCGGCACTCCAGGCCCGGTTGATGATACCGACGGCGGCTTCCGCATCCTGCCCAGCCGCGCCGGCGAGGCCCCGCGCAACCACGTCCCGCCGGATTACTTCACCTGCCCCGACTGTCTTACCGAATTCGCCGATCCGGGCAACCGGCGCTACCGCTACCCCTTCATCAACTGCACCCAATGCGGGCCACGCTACACACTGATCCGCGCCCTGCCTTACGACCGCGCGGCCACCACCATGGCAGGCTTCGCGCTGTGTCCCGACTGCCGCCGCGAGTACGAGGACCCACTCGACCGCCGTTTCCACGCAGAACCGGTGGCCTGCCCGACATGCGGGCCGCGACTGGAATACGTCGTTGGCGGCGAACGCATCATGGGCAACGAAGCTGCGCTGGCCGCCGCCGTCGGCATGCTGCATGCCGACGCGACCGTCGCGGTCAAGGGCATCGGCGGCTACCACCTGCTGTGCGACGCGCGCAGCGAGGTCGCCGTCGCCCGGCTGCGCTCGCGCAAGCTGCGCCCGCACAAGCCGTTGGCTGTTCTCTTCGCCGAGGACCTGCGCGACCTGCACCGCGCCGCCGCACTCTCTCCCGCGCACGAGGCAGCGTTGCGCGCGGCCGAGCGGCCCATCGTGCTCGTGCCGCTGCGCACCGGGCACGATCTCGCGCCCTCCCTCTGTCCCGGCCTGGACGAACTCGGCGTGCTGCTGCCCTATAGCCCGCTCCATCACCTGCTTGCGACGGACTTCGGCGGGCCGCTGGTCGCCACCTCTGCCAACCTCAGCGGCGAGCCGGTCCTCACCGACGAGACCGAGGCCGAAAGCCGGCTCGCGGGCGTGGCCGATGCCTTTCTGCACCACAACCGCCTCATTGAGCGTCCGGCCGACGATTCCGTGCTACGCGTCGTCGACGGGCGTCCACGTCCGCTGCGCCTCGGCCGTGGATTGGCCCCGCTCGAACTCGATCTGCCGCAACCGCTGGCGCATCCGCTGCTCGCCGTGGGTGGCCACCTGAAGAACACCGTCGCGCTGGCTTGGGAGAACCGCGTCGTCGTCTCGCCGCATCTGGGCGACCTCGACAGCCCGCGCGCCCGCGACCTCTTCACGCGCACCATCGACGACCTGCAGCGACTCTACGGCGTGCGCGCCGAGGCCGTGATCTGCGACGCGCACCCGGACTATGCGAGCACGCGCTGGGCCGCCGCCCAGGCGCTGCCGATGTACCGCATCTGGCATCACCACGCCCACGCCTCCGCCGTGGCCGGCGAACATCCCGCCTACGGCCGCTGGCTGACCTTCGCCTGGGACGGTGTCGGCCTCGGTCCCGACGGCACGCTGTGGGGCGGCGAAACGCTGTACGGTGCACCGGGCCGATGGCGGCGCGTAGGCAGCCTGCGCCCCTTCCGCCTGCCGGGCGCCGGGCGCGCCGGGCGCGAACCCTGGCGCAGCGCCGCCGCCCTGTGCTGGGAGGTGGGCTTGCCGTGGTCGTTCGGCGGTGAGATGGCAGCAGGCGATGTCGCGCTCCTGCGCGGCGCCTGGGAGCACGACCTCAACTGCCACCGCAGCAGTGCCGCCGGACGCGTCTTCGACGCCGCCGCCGCGCTGCTCGGGCTGGTCCGCGAGGCAAGCTTCGAAGGCCAAGGCCCGATGTACCTGGAAGCCCTCGCGGCGGCCCAGGCCGGAACGGTCGAGGCCGTCACACTGCCGCTGGCACAGGACGACGACGGTCTGTGGATCACTGACTGGGCGCCGCTACTGCCCCTGCTCGACGACCCCGCACGCGTGCCTGCCGACAAGGCGGCCTGCGTGCACGAAAGCCTGGCCCGGGCCATCCTCGCCCAAGCGCTTGTCCTGCGCGAACGGCAACAAATCGATGCCATCGCGCTGACCGGCGGCGTGTTCCAGAACCGCCTGCTCGCTGAGCGCGCGCTGATCCTGCTCGCCACGGAAGGCTTCGCCGCGCACCTCGGCGAATGTGTCCCCTCCAACGACGCCGGCCTGAGCTTCGGGCAGGTGATCGAGTACGCGGCAACGGTCTCGAATTCCCCTTGA
- the hypD gene encoding hydrogenase formation protein HypD has product MTQTTAQTWLTRIRELALPRPIRLMNVCGGHERSISFSGIRGALPPGIEIIPGPGCPVCVCPEEDLYDAIRLSLEEDIVLVAFGDMLRVPVNVPKGEPRSLEQARAAGADVRAIASPQEAAAIARAEPGKPVVFFVAGFETTTAPVAAMLAEGVPDNLLILLAARLTWPAVAMLLDSGEAAFDALIAPGHVATVMGPEEWSFVIDRHRMPAAIAGFTPESLLAATYSVLRQAIEGKPFLDNCYPELVRPGGNPTARRWLNEVMQVEDANWRGIGIIPDSGFTPRPAWQHLDARRVFPAPEGARRRAGEMPPGCDCAAVVLGKIYPDQCRLYGRACTPRSPIGPCMVSDEGACRIWWSSGLREPRSA; this is encoded by the coding sequence ATGACCCAGACCACCGCGCAGACCTGGCTGACCCGTATCCGCGAACTGGCGCTGCCGCGCCCCATCAGGCTGATGAACGTCTGCGGCGGCCACGAGCGCAGCATCAGCTTCTCCGGCATCCGCGGCGCGCTGCCGCCCGGCATCGAGATCATTCCCGGCCCTGGCTGCCCGGTCTGCGTCTGCCCGGAGGAAGATTTGTACGATGCCATCCGCCTGAGCCTGGAGGAGGATATCGTGCTGGTCGCCTTCGGCGACATGCTGCGCGTGCCGGTCAACGTGCCCAAGGGCGAACCCCGCTCGCTCGAACAGGCCCGCGCCGCGGGTGCGGACGTGCGCGCCATCGCCTCGCCGCAGGAGGCCGCCGCCATCGCCCGCGCCGAGCCCGGCAAACCGGTGGTGTTCTTCGTCGCCGGCTTCGAAACCACCACCGCCCCGGTCGCCGCGATGCTGGCCGAGGGGGTGCCGGACAACCTGCTGATCTTGCTCGCCGCGCGGCTGACCTGGCCGGCCGTGGCCATGCTGCTAGATTCTGGCGAGGCAGCCTTCGACGCGCTGATCGCCCCCGGCCACGTCGCCACCGTGATGGGTCCCGAGGAATGGTCCTTCGTGATCGATCGCCACCGCATGCCCGCGGCGATCGCCGGCTTCACCCCGGAAAGCCTGCTCGCCGCCACCTACTCGGTGCTGCGCCAGGCCATCGAGGGCAAACCCTTCCTCGACAACTGCTACCCCGAGCTGGTCCGCCCCGGCGGCAACCCCACGGCCCGGCGCTGGCTGAACGAGGTGATGCAGGTCGAGGACGCCAACTGGCGCGGCATCGGTATCATCCCCGATTCCGGCTTCACCCCGCGCCCAGCTTGGCAGCATCTTGACGCACGGCGCGTCTTCCCAGCCCCCGAGGGAGCCAGGCGCCGCGCTGGCGAGATGCCGCCCGGCTGCGATTGCGCGGCCGTAGTCCTGGGCAAGATTTACCCGGACCAGTGCCGCCTCTACGGCCGCGCCTGCACCCCGCGCAGCCCCATCGGCCCCTGCATGGTCTCCGACGAAGGCGCCTGCCGCATCTGGTGGTCGTCGGGGCTGCGCGAGCCGCGGAGCGCCTGA
- a CDS encoding HypC/HybG/HupF family hydrogenase formation chaperone, whose protein sequence is MCLGIPMQIVEINGYNARCEAKGVERDVSLFMLQDETVAVGDHVMVHVGYALQKLTAEEARSTWELLDQIIDSSEA, encoded by the coding sequence ATGTGCCTCGGCATTCCCATGCAGATCGTCGAAATCAACGGCTATAACGCACGCTGCGAGGCCAAGGGCGTGGAACGCGACGTCAGCCTGTTCATGCTGCAGGACGAGACCGTCGCCGTCGGCGATCACGTCATGGTCCACGTCGGCTATGCCCTACAGAAACTCACCGCCGAGGAGGCGCGCTCGACCTGGGAACTGCTCGACCAGATCATCGACAGCTCCGAGGCCTGA
- a CDS encoding HoxN/HupN/NixA family nickel/cobalt transporter: MKLIGQALHGIPRRPLAALLAVLAACNLLTWLGAFELAAVQPGIHALAGLAWIFGARHAFDVDHIAAIDNVTRKLRQEGRRPVAVGFFFALGHSSVVVALSAAIALGARGAEGDFGMLKHFGSLFGTGVSAAFLTLIGLLNLAVLLPLLRRCRAHRRGDAGPLREEEIEDLLDRRGLFARGFRFLNRRIDRSWKMYPLGVLFGLGFDTATEVAILGLSATLATHAGMPLWGIMIFPFLFTAGMTLMDSLDGLIMLRAYHWALSDAVRRLYFNTLITAMAVGTALLIGTLEWLQLLAPHLGRGVAPRWLLNLDFGTLGLAVVAAMLAVWALAFAHYRLRVAPRTALAADGD; this comes from the coding sequence ATGAAGCTGATCGGCCAGGCCCTGCACGGCATTCCGCGACGCCCGCTGGCCGCGCTGCTGGCCGTGCTCGCGGCGTGCAACCTGCTGACCTGGCTCGGCGCCTTCGAACTGGCCGCGGTGCAGCCCGGGATCCACGCTCTGGCCGGCCTGGCCTGGATCTTCGGCGCGCGTCACGCCTTCGACGTGGATCACATTGCCGCCATCGACAACGTCACCCGCAAGCTGCGCCAGGAAGGCCGGCGCCCGGTGGCGGTGGGTTTCTTCTTCGCCCTCGGCCATTCCAGCGTGGTGGTCGCGCTGTCCGCCGCCATCGCGCTCGGCGCGCGCGGCGCGGAAGGCGATTTCGGCATGTTGAAGCACTTCGGCAGCCTGTTCGGCACCGGCGTCTCCGCCGCCTTCCTCACCCTGATCGGCCTGCTCAACCTCGCCGTGCTGCTGCCCCTGCTTCGGCGCTGTCGGGCGCACCGCCGCGGCGACGCCGGCCCGCTGCGCGAGGAGGAGATCGAGGACCTGCTCGACCGCCGCGGTCTGTTCGCGCGCGGCTTCCGCTTCCTCAACCGGCGCATCGACCGCAGTTGGAAGATGTACCCGCTGGGCGTGCTGTTCGGTCTCGGTTTCGACACTGCCACCGAGGTCGCCATTCTCGGCCTGTCCGCCACCCTGGCCACGCATGCCGGCATGCCGCTGTGGGGTATCATGATCTTCCCCTTCCTGTTCACCGCAGGCATGACGCTGATGGACTCGCTGGACGGCCTGATCATGCTGCGCGCCTACCACTGGGCGCTGTCCGACGCGGTGCGCCGGCTTTACTTCAACACCCTGATCACCGCCATGGCGGTGGGCACGGCGCTGCTCATCGGCACGCTGGAATGGCTGCAGCTCCTCGCCCCGCACCTCGGCCGCGGCGTCGCCCCGCGCTGGCTGCTGAACCTCGATTTCGGCACCCTGGGCCTTGCCGTCGTCGCCGCCATGCTCGCGGTCTGGGCGCTCGCCTTCGCGCACTACCGTCTGCGCGTCGCCCCGCGCACCGCACTCGCGGCCGACGGCGACTGA
- a CDS encoding sigma-54-dependent transcriptional regulator, with product MPDEAATRPCVLVVDDEPRSVETIARVLDDEFEVLPAQGAAQALRAMETRPVQVVLADQRMPETTGIELLTQLREHWPEAVRIIISGFTEADDIIAGINDAGIYQYITKPWHPDALLLTVRNAARLHALQRDNAHLAQELRLSADDLARRGDACRQELRRRFRFDEIVRAPDSPLHAAVAQVAQMAPHDVSVLITGESGTGKELFARALHYNSHRADRPFVAENCGAIPNELLESELFGHVRGAYTGAVADRTGLFEEADGGTLFLDEIGEISPEFQVKLLRVLQSGEFRQVGSNRMRHTDVRIVAASNRDLAQEVRAGRFRADLYYRIAEMSLHLPPLRERPGDMEALADHLLARLARALGKPGPGRLSAESLECLRDYAWPGNVRELSNVLKRMLVLSADAQLGPELLPPHVLRGGTDEADFMMPPSEDPGVATLRERVENLEAAILSETLLRHRWNKSRAAEELGLSRVGLRSKLERYGLERKLDS from the coding sequence ATGCCGGACGAGGCCGCCACGCGCCCCTGCGTACTCGTCGTCGACGACGAGCCGCGCTCGGTCGAAACCATCGCCCGGGTGCTGGACGACGAGTTCGAGGTGCTCCCCGCGCAGGGAGCAGCGCAGGCGTTGCGCGCGATGGAGACGCGTCCCGTGCAGGTCGTCCTGGCCGACCAGCGCATGCCCGAGACCACCGGCATCGAGCTGCTCACGCAGCTGCGCGAGCACTGGCCCGAAGCGGTGCGCATCATCATTTCCGGCTTCACCGAGGCCGACGACATCATCGCCGGCATCAACGACGCGGGCATCTACCAGTACATCACCAAGCCGTGGCACCCCGACGCGCTGCTGCTCACCGTACGCAACGCCGCCCGCCTTCATGCGCTGCAGCGCGACAATGCCCACCTCGCCCAGGAACTCAGGCTGAGCGCGGACGACCTTGCACGGCGCGGCGACGCCTGCCGCCAGGAGTTGCGCCGCCGCTTCCGCTTCGACGAGATCGTGCGCGCGCCCGACAGCCCGCTGCACGCGGCCGTGGCGCAGGTCGCGCAGATGGCACCCCACGACGTTTCCGTGTTGATCACCGGTGAGTCGGGCACCGGCAAGGAGCTGTTCGCCCGCGCCCTGCACTACAACAGCCACCGCGCCGACCGCCCCTTCGTGGCCGAGAACTGCGGCGCGATCCCCAACGAACTGCTCGAATCCGAGCTGTTCGGACACGTCCGGGGCGCCTACACCGGAGCCGTCGCCGACCGCACCGGGCTGTTCGAGGAGGCCGACGGCGGCACCCTGTTCCTCGACGAGATCGGAGAGATCAGCCCCGAATTCCAGGTCAAGCTGCTGCGCGTGCTGCAAAGCGGCGAGTTCCGCCAGGTCGGCAGCAACCGCATGCGTCACACCGACGTGCGCATCGTCGCCGCCAGCAACCGCGACCTCGCGCAGGAGGTGCGCGCCGGCCGTTTCCGCGCCGACCTGTACTACCGCATCGCCGAAATGAGCCTGCACCTGCCGCCGTTGCGCGAACGCCCCGGCGACATGGAAGCGCTGGCGGACCACCTGCTCGCCCGCCTCGCGCGTGCCCTCGGCAAGCCCGGCCCCGGCCGTCTGTCCGCGGAGAGCCTGGAGTGCCTGCGCGACTACGCCTGGCCAGGCAACGTGCGCGAGCTGAGCAACGTGCTCAAGCGCATGCTGGTGTTGAGCGCCGATGCGCAGCTCGGGCCGGAGCTGCTGCCGCCGCATGTGCTGCGCGGCGGCACGGACGAGGCCGACTTCATGATGCCGCCGTCCGAGGACCCGGGCGTGGCCACGCTGCGCGAGCGCGTGGAAAACCTGGAGGCGGCCATTCTGAGCGAGACGCTGCTGCGCCATCGCTGGAACAAGAGCCGCGCGGCCGAGGAGCTAGGGCTGTCGCGCGTCGGCCTGCGCAGCAAGCTCGAACGCTACGGGCTGGAGCGCAAGCTCGACAGCTGA
- the hypB gene encoding hydrogenase nickel incorporation protein HypB translates to MCTVCGCGEGEAKLEGKAHTHDHGHEHDHEHTHDHNHEHAHAGDGHLHYGRGPAHAHAPGLSQSRMVQIERDILSKNDEYAAANRARFAAQGILALNLVSSPGSGKTTLLVETLKRLQGRFPLGVIEGDQQTSNDADRIRATGAPAIQVNTGKGCHLDAHMVGHALDHLDAAAQGVLFIENVGNLVCPAGFDLGEAHKVVILSATEGEDKPLKYPDMFHAADLMVLNKTDLLPYVDFDVERCVEYVRRVNPGIEILQLSARSGEGMDAWLAWIEAERAATLRGRLAALEAEAAALRDALA, encoded by the coding sequence ATGTGTACCGTATGCGGTTGCGGCGAAGGCGAAGCCAAGCTGGAAGGAAAGGCCCATACCCACGATCACGGGCATGAGCACGACCACGAACATACCCACGATCATAATCATGAGCATGCCCATGCCGGCGACGGCCATCTGCACTACGGCCGCGGCCCTGCGCACGCCCACGCACCCGGCCTCAGCCAATCGCGCATGGTGCAGATCGAGCGCGACATCCTGAGCAAGAACGACGAGTACGCGGCGGCCAACCGTGCGCGATTCGCCGCCCAGGGCATCCTGGCGCTGAACCTCGTCTCCAGCCCCGGCTCCGGCAAGACCACGCTGCTGGTGGAGACCCTCAAGCGCCTGCAGGGCCGTTTCCCGCTGGGCGTGATCGAGGGCGACCAGCAGACCAGCAACGACGCCGACCGCATCCGCGCCACCGGCGCCCCGGCGATCCAGGTCAATACCGGCAAGGGCTGCCACCTCGACGCGCACATGGTCGGCCACGCGCTCGACCACCTCGACGCGGCGGCGCAGGGCGTGCTGTTCATCGAGAACGTCGGCAATCTGGTGTGCCCGGCCGGTTTCGACCTGGGCGAGGCGCACAAGGTGGTGATCCTGTCCGCCACCGAGGGCGAGGACAAGCCGCTCAAGTACCCGGACATGTTCCACGCCGCCGACCTCATGGTGCTGAACAAGACCGACCTGCTGCCCTACGTCGACTTCGACGTCGAGCGTTGCGTGGAATATGTGCGGCGGGTCAATCCCGGAATCGAGATCCTGCAACTCTCGGCGCGCAGCGGCGAGGGCATGGACGCCTGGCTGGCCTGGATCGAGGCCGAACGCGCGGCGACGCTGCGCGGCCGGCTCGCCGCCCTCGAAGCCGAGGCGGCCGCGCTCAGGGACGCGCTCGCCTGA
- the hypA gene encoding hydrogenase maturation nickel metallochaperone HypA: protein MHEMSLCEGIVQVLQQEAERQSFHKVNRVRLEIGALAGVELSALRFGFDVVSRGTLAEGAALEIIEQPATAWCLMCMRPVTIQQRYDPCPECGAYQLQVTEGEELKIKDLEVE, encoded by the coding sequence ATGCATGAAATGTCATTATGCGAGGGCATCGTGCAGGTGTTGCAGCAGGAGGCCGAGCGCCAGTCGTTCCACAAGGTCAACCGTGTGCGTCTGGAGATCGGCGCGCTAGCGGGGGTCGAGCTTTCCGCGCTGCGCTTCGGCTTCGACGTGGTCTCGCGCGGCACGCTGGCCGAGGGTGCCGCGCTGGAAATCATCGAGCAGCCCGCCACCGCCTGGTGCCTGATGTGCATGCGGCCGGTGACGATCCAGCAGCGGTATGATCCCTGCCCCGAGTGCGGCGCCTACCAGTTGCAGGTCACCGAGGGCGAGGAACTGAAAATCAAGGATCTGGAGGTGGAGTGA
- a CDS encoding nickel-dependent hydrogenase large subunit, protein MSAPHAVDPAGRLHIVLEHDAAGIVAVDIRSTRPAYASRALIGRTPAEAVRLAPLLFSLCGGAQRVAALAACADAQGIEATPAERDARGFALELERVREHALRLLMDWPQALGLEAWRDDAAQLFALHRRMADAGEDGLQATREASRALEAFVRRRVLSDVASWTALTETDGEADGTGQTALERLLRRLAACGWQALGAGTGSVPLEAFDQAEWRSRLAHAAASYALFPHIDGEARETTPYSRQREAPAVAAATRRWGEGLIARLLALACELDFSLAKLQDYLERSVDVSPPQAAEGAPDASGEGIGIVQAARGQLIHRVSLSQGRIRDYRIVAPTEWNFHPRAAAARALSRLPFRDAESCAAQARALICAVDPCVEYELDIRRHA, encoded by the coding sequence ATGAGCGCGCCGCACGCCGTCGACCCGGCCGGCCGGCTGCACATCGTGCTCGAACACGACGCGGCCGGCATCGTCGCGGTCGACATCCGCTCCACCCGCCCGGCATACGCCTCCCGCGCGCTGATCGGGCGCACGCCCGCCGAGGCCGTGCGCCTCGCCCCGCTGCTGTTCAGCCTGTGCGGCGGCGCTCAGCGCGTGGCCGCGCTCGCCGCCTGCGCCGACGCCCAGGGCATCGAGGCGACACCCGCCGAGCGCGATGCACGCGGCTTCGCACTGGAACTGGAGCGCGTGCGCGAACATGCCCTGCGTCTGCTCATGGACTGGCCGCAGGCACTCGGCCTGGAGGCCTGGCGCGACGACGCGGCACAGCTGTTTGCCCTGCACCGCCGGATGGCCGACGCCGGCGAGGATGGTCTCCAGGCGACGCGGGAGGCGTCACGGGCGCTGGAAGCCTTCGTGCGCCGGCGGGTGCTGAGCGACGTGGCCAGCTGGACCGCACTGACGGAAACGGACGGCGAGGCCGACGGCACCGGACAAACCGCGCTGGAGCGTCTGCTGCGCCGTCTGGCGGCATGTGGCTGGCAGGCGCTCGGCGCCGGTACCGGCAGTGTCCCGCTGGAGGCCTTCGACCAGGCCGAATGGCGGTCGCGTCTCGCGCATGCGGCGGCCAGCTACGCGCTGTTCCCGCACATCGACGGCGAGGCGCGCGAAACCACGCCCTACTCGCGTCAGCGCGAGGCGCCGGCAGTGGCCGCCGCGACGCGACGCTGGGGCGAGGGCCTCATCGCGCGTCTGCTGGCGCTGGCCTGCGAGTTGGATTTTTCCCTGGCAAAGTTGCAGGATTACCTGGAACGGTCGGTCGACGTCTCTCCGCCCCAGGCGGCGGAAGGCGCGCCGGACGCATCGGGCGAGGGAATCGGCATCGTGCAAGCTGCCAGAGGCCAACTGATACACCGCGTTTCGCTGTCGCAGGGACGCATCCGGGACTATCGGATCGTGGCGCCCACGGAATGGAACTTCCACCCGCGCGCCGCCGCCGCCCGTGCCCTCTCCCGCCTGCCGTTCCGCGACGCGGAAAGCTGTGCGGCGCAGGCGCGCGCGCTGATCTGCGCCGTCGACCCCTGCGTCGAATACGAACTGGACATCCGCCGCCATGCATGA
- the hybE gene encoding [NiFe]-hydrogenase assembly chaperone HybE, which translates to MPSPPAAVARLEETFHRIERERMRDMPLLNPALRVEAIDFRAQGDGWLGALITPWFINLVILPRDGAAWDALAPTATVRESLPMGECEFLVGRDEELGTYKSCALFSPALEFEDQEAARATARAALDTVRAAPTSAPAERESIGLSRRAFLRGEFRRTPP; encoded by the coding sequence ATGCCCTCGCCTCCCGCCGCCGTCGCCCGCCTCGAAGAGACCTTCCACCGCATCGAACGCGAACGGATGCGCGACATGCCGCTGCTCAACCCGGCGTTGCGGGTGGAGGCGATTGACTTCCGGGCCCAGGGCGACGGCTGGCTGGGCGCATTGATCACGCCCTGGTTCATCAACCTCGTCATCCTGCCGCGTGATGGTGCGGCCTGGGATGCGCTCGCGCCGACGGCGACCGTGCGCGAGAGCCTGCCCATGGGCGAATGCGAATTCCTCGTCGGCCGCGACGAAGAGCTGGGTACGTACAAAAGCTGCGCGCTGTTCTCCCCGGCCCTTGAATTCGAGGACCAGGAGGCCGCACGCGCCACGGCGCGCGCCGCGCTGGATACCGTCCGGGCCGCGCCGACGTCGGCACCGGCAGAACGCGAATCCATCGGCCTCAGCCGCCGCGCCTTCCTGCGCGGCGAATTCCGCCGCACGCCGCCATGA
- a CDS encoding rubredoxin — protein sequence MSTPLKTFEGSFLGDTGKIGDDARMECKICWYVYDPTEGDPVWQIPQGTPFSALPEHWRCPECDGSKEQFMVLTQD from the coding sequence ATGAGCACTCCGCTCAAGACCTTCGAGGGCTCATTTCTCGGCGATACCGGCAAGATCGGAGACGATGCACGCATGGAATGCAAGATCTGCTGGTACGTCTACGACCCGACCGAGGGCGATCCCGTGTGGCAGATCCCGCAGGGTACACCCTTCTCCGCCCTGCCCGAGCACTGGCGCTGTCCCGAGTGCGACGGCAGCAAAGAGCAGTTCATGGTACTGACGCAAGACTGA
- a CDS encoding hydrogenase expression/formation protein → MKPIDIPIVALGPGTQTGEDEEVLSYPDLPREMDTYLPPPLPEPETLARAPRTLDPLQQVLALLERPRTDTAAQSVDVTGLGGEERELLNQILGEGEVSILLRGADEWLIQESVFAGVWRVSHPASGLDRIEIGSIPTAVLEHGLAGARRELVAPAEMPPPGVINARPLLAELAGHQAAYRPGMEPHVINFTLLPHTPEDLAYLEAQLGEGRTLILSRGYGNCRITATGVAHVWWVQYFNSVDAIILNTLEVVDVPAVALAAREDLEDTAERLREVLEATQ, encoded by the coding sequence ATGAAACCCATCGACATCCCCATCGTCGCCCTGGGCCCGGGCACGCAGACCGGCGAGGACGAGGAGGTCCTGTCCTATCCCGATCTGCCCCGGGAAATGGACACCTATCTGCCGCCGCCGCTGCCCGAGCCCGAAACCCTGGCACGCGCCCCGCGCACCCTGGATCCGCTGCAGCAGGTACTCGCGCTGCTGGAACGTCCGCGCACCGACACCGCCGCGCAGTCCGTCGACGTCACCGGTCTCGGCGGCGAGGAACGCGAACTGCTCAACCAGATCCTGGGCGAGGGCGAAGTCAGCATCCTGCTGCGCGGCGCGGACGAATGGCTGATTCAGGAATCCGTGTTCGCGGGCGTGTGGCGCGTGAGCCACCCCGCATCGGGGCTGGACCGCATCGAGATCGGCAGCATTCCCACTGCGGTGCTCGAACACGGTCTCGCCGGAGCACGCCGCGAGCTCGTCGCGCCCGCAGAGATGCCGCCGCCCGGTGTGATCAACGCCCGTCCGCTGCTGGCCGAACTGGCCGGCCACCAGGCCGCGTACCGCCCGGGCATGGAGCCGCACGTGATCAACTTCACCCTGCTGCCGCACACGCCGGAGGACCTGGCGTATCTGGAGGCGCAACTAGGTGAGGGCCGTACGCTGATCCTCTCGCGCGGCTACGGCAACTGCCGCATCACCGCCACCGGCGTCGCGCACGTGTGGTGGGTGCAGTATTTCAACTCGGTCGACGCGATAATCCTCAACACCCTGGAAGTCGTCGACGTGCCCGCGGTGGCACTGGCCGCGCGCGAGGATCTGGAAGACACCGCAGAACGCCTGCGCGAGGTGCTGGAGGCGACACAATGA